From Homo sapiens chromosome 6, GRCh38.p14 Primary Assembly, the proteins below share one genomic window:
- the FAM217A gene encoding protein FAM217A isoform X5, whose protein sequence is MCLSRNLCRILRKQSNSYNKMGRRNENCANSLRVSNISQENYLEIPVEQLMLEPNLSVHSQKSTQNSKQGIFQLWNCPLNEGSTIEKREFKKSSVETGFNVINHPIRVFTLNHPLTIASVDKQVGPYPGLPMPLGLCWPYADGDFFKNRNEIHVSSCSTIENNDGETLPAPNWNLKHGNSSVEENFTDESDLSENEKTNDTLLSYFKKVDLNLKPETIKNVEEPFTEEPNEVFPYPDFLPPPFSALDLHNLALSKSDNWKVTVDPAETSVEHLITRLLELERLQHMTIQKERPRLQTTFCTPAVTERPSSSKATPKVRQPKLCDSLSLQIPCVDKSQEKSKNNSGSCKLEQNALKRNWSNAGKYRWNSRPLSLKSSSTPKQLIETYDKNPKSSILSPCQELSFKPTIGHTNQSMVKMVSTRCLPWRSPMPVSPIPLTFPENQKEEIKAPKRNFGTKKKLYRQNIVLNRPFSIQKLNCLSPSLIAKDKCCSPIEQK, encoded by the exons ATGTGCCTATCCCGCAATCTGTGTAGGATTTTAAGGAAACAGAGCAACAGCTACAACAAAATGGGGAGAAGAAATGAGAACTGTGCTAACAGCCTACGTGTGTCAAACATCTCTCAGGAG AACTATTTGGAAATTCCAGTGGAGCAACTGATGCTAGAACCTAATTTGTCGGTGCATAGTCAAAAAAGTACACAG AATAGTAAACAAGGGATCTTTCAATTATGGAATTGTCCTCTTAATGAAGGAAGTACCATAGAGAAGAG ggaattcAAAAAATCTTCAGTGGAAACTGGCTTTAATGTAATCAATCATCCTATAAGGGTCTTCACTCTGAACCACCCATTAACAATTGCTTCAGTTGATAAGCAAGTTGGTCCTTACCCTGGACTGCCAATGCCATTAGGTCTCTGCTGGCCCTATGCTGATGGAGACTTTTTTAAGAACAGAAATGAGATTCATGTTAGTTCATGTTCAACTATAGAAAACAATGATGGTGAAACATTACCTGCTCCAAATTGGAATTTGAAACATGGAAACAGCAGTGTGGAAGAAAATTTCACAGATGAAAGTGATTTAtcagaaaatgagaagacaaatGATACTTTACTCAGCTATTTTAAAAAGGTGGACCTGAACTTGAAgccagaaacaataaaaaatgttgaggAACCTTTCACCGAGGAGCCAAATGAAGTATTTCCATATCCtgattttctccctcctcctttcagTGCTCTAGACTTGCACAATTTAGCCCTCTCCAAATCTGACAATTGGAAAGTGACAGTGGACCCTGCAGAAACCTCTGTTGAACACTTGATAACTCGTTTACTGGAACTAGAACGATTACAACATATGACTATTCAAAAAGAGAGGCCAAGACTACAAACGACTTTCTGTACTCCAGCAGTTACTGAACGACCCTCTTCCTCCAAAGCTACACCAAAAGTGAGACAGCCAAAACTTTGCGACTCTTTGAGTCTTCAGATACCTTGTGTAgataaaagtcaagaaaaaagtaaaaacaactctGGTTCTTGTAAGCTTGAACAAAATGCTTTAAAACGGAATTGGAGCAATGCTGGCAAATATAGATGGAATTCTAGACCACTGTCTCTAAAAAGTTCTTCCACCCCAAAACAATTGATTGAAACTTATGATAAGAATCCCAAAAGTTCTATTTTAAGTCCATGCCAAGAACTCTCATTCAAACCTACTATTGGCCATACAAATCAATCAATGGTTAAAATGGTCTCCACAAGATGTCTGCCATGGAGGTCTCCAATGCCAGTTTCACCTATACCTCTGACTTTTCCCgaaaatcagaaggaagaaattaaggcaCCGAAGAGAAACTTTGGGACCAAAAAGAAACTTTACCGACAAAATATAGTGTTGAATAGACCATTCTCTATTCAGAAGCTAAACTGTTTGTCGCCTTCCCTTATTGCTAAGGATAAGTGCTGCTCACCCATTGAACAAAAATAA
- the FAM217A gene encoding protein FAM217A isoform X6 — MEQQVNYLEIPVEQLMLEPNLSVHSQKSTQNSKQGIFQLWNCPLNEGSTIEKREFKKSSVETGFNVINHPIRVFTLNHPLTIASVDKQVGPYPGLPMPLGLCWPYADGDFFKNRNEIHVSSCSTIENNDGETLPAPNWNLKHGNSSVEENFTDESDLSENEKTNDTLLSYFKKVDLNLKPETIKNVEEPFTEEPNEVFPYPDFLPPPFSALDLHNLALSKSDNWKVTVDPAETSVEHLITRLLELERLQHMTIQKERPRLQTTFCTPAVTERPSSSKATPKVRQPKLCDSLSLQIPCVDKSQEKSKNNSGSCKLEQNALKRNWSNAGKYRWNSRPLSLKSSSTPKQLIETYDKNPKSSILSPCQELSFKPTIGHTNQSMVKMVSTRCLPWRSPMPVSPIPLTFPENQKEEIKAPKRNFGTKKKLYRQNIVLNRPFSIQKLNCLSPSLIAKDKCCSPIEQK, encoded by the exons ATGGAGCAGCAGGTG AACTATTTGGAAATTCCAGTGGAGCAACTGATGCTAGAACCTAATTTGTCGGTGCATAGTCAAAAAAGTACACAG AATAGTAAACAAGGGATCTTTCAATTATGGAATTGTCCTCTTAATGAAGGAAGTACCATAGAGAAGAG ggaattcAAAAAATCTTCAGTGGAAACTGGCTTTAATGTAATCAATCATCCTATAAGGGTCTTCACTCTGAACCACCCATTAACAATTGCTTCAGTTGATAAGCAAGTTGGTCCTTACCCTGGACTGCCAATGCCATTAGGTCTCTGCTGGCCCTATGCTGATGGAGACTTTTTTAAGAACAGAAATGAGATTCATGTTAGTTCATGTTCAACTATAGAAAACAATGATGGTGAAACATTACCTGCTCCAAATTGGAATTTGAAACATGGAAACAGCAGTGTGGAAGAAAATTTCACAGATGAAAGTGATTTAtcagaaaatgagaagacaaatGATACTTTACTCAGCTATTTTAAAAAGGTGGACCTGAACTTGAAgccagaaacaataaaaaatgttgaggAACCTTTCACCGAGGAGCCAAATGAAGTATTTCCATATCCtgattttctccctcctcctttcagTGCTCTAGACTTGCACAATTTAGCCCTCTCCAAATCTGACAATTGGAAAGTGACAGTGGACCCTGCAGAAACCTCTGTTGAACACTTGATAACTCGTTTACTGGAACTAGAACGATTACAACATATGACTATTCAAAAAGAGAGGCCAAGACTACAAACGACTTTCTGTACTCCAGCAGTTACTGAACGACCCTCTTCCTCCAAAGCTACACCAAAAGTGAGACAGCCAAAACTTTGCGACTCTTTGAGTCTTCAGATACCTTGTGTAgataaaagtcaagaaaaaagtaaaaacaactctGGTTCTTGTAAGCTTGAACAAAATGCTTTAAAACGGAATTGGAGCAATGCTGGCAAATATAGATGGAATTCTAGACCACTGTCTCTAAAAAGTTCTTCCACCCCAAAACAATTGATTGAAACTTATGATAAGAATCCCAAAAGTTCTATTTTAAGTCCATGCCAAGAACTCTCATTCAAACCTACTATTGGCCATACAAATCAATCAATGGTTAAAATGGTCTCCACAAGATGTCTGCCATGGAGGTCTCCAATGCCAGTTTCACCTATACCTCTGACTTTTCCCgaaaatcagaaggaagaaattaaggcaCCGAAGAGAAACTTTGGGACCAAAAAGAAACTTTACCGACAAAATATAGTGTTGAATAGACCATTCTCTATTCAGAAGCTAAACTGTTTGTCGCCTTCCCTTATTGCTAAGGATAAGTGCTGCTCACCCATTGAACAAAAATAA
- the FAM217A gene encoding protein FAM217A: protein MGRRNENCANSLRVSNISQENLSHWNLDSEVPVSENKNLPAGRDGAAGGKINKNYLEIPVEQLMLEPNLSVHSQKSTQNSKQGIFQLWNCPLNEGSTIEKREFKKSSVETGFNVINHPIRVFTLNHPLTIASVDKQVGPYPGLPMPLGLCWPYADGDFFKNRNEIHVSSCSTIENNDGETLPAPNWNLKHGNSSVEENFTDESDLSENEKTNDTLLSYFKKVDLNLKPETIKNVEEPFTEEPNEVFPYPDFLPPPFSALDLHNLALSKSDNWKVTVDPAETSVEHLITRLLELERLQHMTIQKERPRLQTTFCTPAVTERPSSSKATPKVRQPKLCDSLSLQIPCVDKSQEKSKNNSGSCKLEQNALKRNWSNAGKYRWNSRPLSLKSSSTPKQLIETYDKNPKSSILSPCQELSFKPTIGHTNQSMVKMVSTRCLPWRSPMPVSPIPLTFPENQKEEIKAPKRNFGTKKKLYRQNIVLNRPFSIQKLNCLSPSLIAKDKCCSPIEQK from the exons ATGGGGAGAAGAAATGAGAACTGTGCTAACAGCCTACGTGTGTCAAACATCTCTCAGGAG AACTTATCTCACTGGAATTTGGATTCAGAAGTAcctgtttctgaaaataaaaacctcCCAGCTGGAAGGGATGGAGCAGCAGGTG GCAAAATTAACAAG AACTATTTGGAAATTCCAGTGGAGCAACTGATGCTAGAACCTAATTTGTCGGTGCATAGTCAAAAAAGTACACAG AATAGTAAACAAGGGATCTTTCAATTATGGAATTGTCCTCTTAATGAAGGAAGTACCATAGAGAAGAG ggaattcAAAAAATCTTCAGTGGAAACTGGCTTTAATGTAATCAATCATCCTATAAGGGTCTTCACTCTGAACCACCCATTAACAATTGCTTCAGTTGATAAGCAAGTTGGTCCTTACCCTGGACTGCCAATGCCATTAGGTCTCTGCTGGCCCTATGCTGATGGAGACTTTTTTAAGAACAGAAATGAGATTCATGTTAGTTCATGTTCAACTATAGAAAACAATGATGGTGAAACATTACCTGCTCCAAATTGGAATTTGAAACATGGAAACAGCAGTGTGGAAGAAAATTTCACAGATGAAAGTGATTTAtcagaaaatgagaagacaaatGATACTTTACTCAGCTATTTTAAAAAGGTGGACCTGAACTTGAAgccagaaacaataaaaaatgttgaggAACCTTTCACCGAGGAGCCAAATGAAGTATTTCCATATCCtgattttctccctcctcctttcagTGCTCTAGACTTGCACAATTTAGCCCTCTCCAAATCTGACAATTGGAAAGTGACAGTGGACCCTGCAGAAACCTCTGTTGAACACTTGATAACTCGTTTACTGGAACTAGAACGATTACAACATATGACTATTCAAAAAGAGAGGCCAAGACTACAAACGACTTTCTGTACTCCAGCAGTTACTGAACGACCCTCTTCCTCCAAAGCTACACCAAAAGTGAGACAGCCAAAACTTTGCGACTCTTTGAGTCTTCAGATACCTTGTGTAgataaaagtcaagaaaaaagtaaaaacaactctGGTTCTTGTAAGCTTGAACAAAATGCTTTAAAACGGAATTGGAGCAATGCTGGCAAATATAGATGGAATTCTAGACCACTGTCTCTAAAAAGTTCTTCCACCCCAAAACAATTGATTGAAACTTATGATAAGAATCCCAAAAGTTCTATTTTAAGTCCATGCCAAGAACTCTCATTCAAACCTACTATTGGCCATACAAATCAATCAATGGTTAAAATGGTCTCCACAAGATGTCTGCCATGGAGGTCTCCAATGCCAGTTTCACCTATACCTCTGACTTTTCCCgaaaatcagaaggaagaaattaaggcaCCGAAGAGAAACTTTGGGACCAAAAAGAAACTTTACCGACAAAATATAGTGTTGAATAGACCATTCTCTATTCAGAAGCTAAACTGTTTGTCGCCTTCCCTTATTGCTAAGGATAAGTGCTGCTCACCCATTGAACAAAAATAA
- the FAM217A gene encoding protein FAM217A isoform X1 has protein sequence MLEPNLSVHSQKSTQNSKQGIFQLWNCPLNEGSTIEKREFKKSSVETGFNVINHPIRVFTLNHPLTIASVDKQVGPYPGLPMPLGLCWPYADGDFFKNRNEIHVSSCSTIENNDGETLPAPNWNLKHGNSSVEENFTDESDLSENEKTNDTLLSYFKKVDLNLKPETIKNVEEPFTEEPNEVFPYPDFLPPPFSALDLHNLALSKSDNWKVTVDPAETSVEHLITRLLELERLQHMTIQKERPRLQTTFCTPAVTERPSSSKATPKVRQPKLCDSLSLQIPCVDKSQEKSKNNSGSCKLEQNALKRNWSNAGKYRWNSRPLSLKSSSTPKQLIETYDKNPKSSILSPCQELSFKPTIGHTNQSMVKMVSTRCLPWRSPMPVSPIPLTFPENQKEEIKAPKRNFGTKKKLYRQNIVLNRPFSIQKLNCLSPSLIAKDKCCSPIEQK, from the exons ATGCTAGAACCTAATTTGTCGGTGCATAGTCAAAAAAGTACACAG AATAGTAAACAAGGGATCTTTCAATTATGGAATTGTCCTCTTAATGAAGGAAGTACCATAGAGAAGAG ggaattcAAAAAATCTTCAGTGGAAACTGGCTTTAATGTAATCAATCATCCTATAAGGGTCTTCACTCTGAACCACCCATTAACAATTGCTTCAGTTGATAAGCAAGTTGGTCCTTACCCTGGACTGCCAATGCCATTAGGTCTCTGCTGGCCCTATGCTGATGGAGACTTTTTTAAGAACAGAAATGAGATTCATGTTAGTTCATGTTCAACTATAGAAAACAATGATGGTGAAACATTACCTGCTCCAAATTGGAATTTGAAACATGGAAACAGCAGTGTGGAAGAAAATTTCACAGATGAAAGTGATTTAtcagaaaatgagaagacaaatGATACTTTACTCAGCTATTTTAAAAAGGTGGACCTGAACTTGAAgccagaaacaataaaaaatgttgaggAACCTTTCACCGAGGAGCCAAATGAAGTATTTCCATATCCtgattttctccctcctcctttcagTGCTCTAGACTTGCACAATTTAGCCCTCTCCAAATCTGACAATTGGAAAGTGACAGTGGACCCTGCAGAAACCTCTGTTGAACACTTGATAACTCGTTTACTGGAACTAGAACGATTACAACATATGACTATTCAAAAAGAGAGGCCAAGACTACAAACGACTTTCTGTACTCCAGCAGTTACTGAACGACCCTCTTCCTCCAAAGCTACACCAAAAGTGAGACAGCCAAAACTTTGCGACTCTTTGAGTCTTCAGATACCTTGTGTAgataaaagtcaagaaaaaagtaaaaacaactctGGTTCTTGTAAGCTTGAACAAAATGCTTTAAAACGGAATTGGAGCAATGCTGGCAAATATAGATGGAATTCTAGACCACTGTCTCTAAAAAGTTCTTCCACCCCAAAACAATTGATTGAAACTTATGATAAGAATCCCAAAAGTTCTATTTTAAGTCCATGCCAAGAACTCTCATTCAAACCTACTATTGGCCATACAAATCAATCAATGGTTAAAATGGTCTCCACAAGATGTCTGCCATGGAGGTCTCCAATGCCAGTTTCACCTATACCTCTGACTTTTCCCgaaaatcagaaggaagaaattaaggcaCCGAAGAGAAACTTTGGGACCAAAAAGAAACTTTACCGACAAAATATAGTGTTGAATAGACCATTCTCTATTCAGAAGCTAAACTGTTTGTCGCCTTCCCTTATTGCTAAGGATAAGTGCTGCTCACCCATTGAACAAAAATAA
- the FAM217A gene encoding protein FAM217A isoform X3, translating to MRTVLTAYVCQTSLRRTYLTGIWIQKYLFLKIKTSQLEGMEQQVNYLEIPVEQLMLEPNLSVHSQKSTQNSKQGIFQLWNCPLNEGSTIEKREFKKSSVETGFNVINHPIRVFTLNHPLTIASVDKQVGPYPGLPMPLGLCWPYADGDFFKNRNEIHVSSCSTIENNDGETLPAPNWNLKHGNSSVEENFTDESDLSENEKTNDTLLSYFKKVDLNLKPETIKNVEEPFTEEPNEVFPYPDFLPPPFSALDLHNLALSKSDNWKVTVDPAETSVEHLITRLLELERLQHMTIQKERPRLQTTFCTPAVTERPSSSKATPKVRQPKLCDSLSLQIPCVDKSQEKSKNNSGSCKLEQNALKRNWSNAGKYRWNSRPLSLKSSSTPKQLIETYDKNPKSSILSPCQELSFKPTIGHTNQSMVKMVSTRCLPWRSPMPVSPIPLTFPENQKEEIKAPKRNFGTKKKLYRQNIVLNRPFSIQKLNCLSPSLIAKDKCCSPIEQK from the exons ATGAGAACTGTGCTAACAGCCTACGTGTGTCAAACATCTCTCAGGAG AACTTATCTCACTGGAATTTGGATTCAGAAGTAcctgtttctgaaaataaaaacctcCCAGCTGGAAGGGATGGAGCAGCAGGTG AACTATTTGGAAATTCCAGTGGAGCAACTGATGCTAGAACCTAATTTGTCGGTGCATAGTCAAAAAAGTACACAG AATAGTAAACAAGGGATCTTTCAATTATGGAATTGTCCTCTTAATGAAGGAAGTACCATAGAGAAGAG ggaattcAAAAAATCTTCAGTGGAAACTGGCTTTAATGTAATCAATCATCCTATAAGGGTCTTCACTCTGAACCACCCATTAACAATTGCTTCAGTTGATAAGCAAGTTGGTCCTTACCCTGGACTGCCAATGCCATTAGGTCTCTGCTGGCCCTATGCTGATGGAGACTTTTTTAAGAACAGAAATGAGATTCATGTTAGTTCATGTTCAACTATAGAAAACAATGATGGTGAAACATTACCTGCTCCAAATTGGAATTTGAAACATGGAAACAGCAGTGTGGAAGAAAATTTCACAGATGAAAGTGATTTAtcagaaaatgagaagacaaatGATACTTTACTCAGCTATTTTAAAAAGGTGGACCTGAACTTGAAgccagaaacaataaaaaatgttgaggAACCTTTCACCGAGGAGCCAAATGAAGTATTTCCATATCCtgattttctccctcctcctttcagTGCTCTAGACTTGCACAATTTAGCCCTCTCCAAATCTGACAATTGGAAAGTGACAGTGGACCCTGCAGAAACCTCTGTTGAACACTTGATAACTCGTTTACTGGAACTAGAACGATTACAACATATGACTATTCAAAAAGAGAGGCCAAGACTACAAACGACTTTCTGTACTCCAGCAGTTACTGAACGACCCTCTTCCTCCAAAGCTACACCAAAAGTGAGACAGCCAAAACTTTGCGACTCTTTGAGTCTTCAGATACCTTGTGTAgataaaagtcaagaaaaaagtaaaaacaactctGGTTCTTGTAAGCTTGAACAAAATGCTTTAAAACGGAATTGGAGCAATGCTGGCAAATATAGATGGAATTCTAGACCACTGTCTCTAAAAAGTTCTTCCACCCCAAAACAATTGATTGAAACTTATGATAAGAATCCCAAAAGTTCTATTTTAAGTCCATGCCAAGAACTCTCATTCAAACCTACTATTGGCCATACAAATCAATCAATGGTTAAAATGGTCTCCACAAGATGTCTGCCATGGAGGTCTCCAATGCCAGTTTCACCTATACCTCTGACTTTTCCCgaaaatcagaaggaagaaattaaggcaCCGAAGAGAAACTTTGGGACCAAAAAGAAACTTTACCGACAAAATATAGTGTTGAATAGACCATTCTCTATTCAGAAGCTAAACTGTTTGTCGCCTTCCCTTATTGCTAAGGATAAGTGCTGCTCACCCATTGAACAAAAATAA
- the FAM217A gene encoding protein FAM217A isoform X4, translating into MYLIKAPQTYEAPRESGYISAVLSRTEERASSSKTEEMPRLTQNYLEIPVEQLMLEPNLSVHSQKSTQNSKQGIFQLWNCPLNEGSTIEKREFKKSSVETGFNVINHPIRVFTLNHPLTIASVDKQVGPYPGLPMPLGLCWPYADGDFFKNRNEIHVSSCSTIENNDGETLPAPNWNLKHGNSSVEENFTDESDLSENEKTNDTLLSYFKKVDLNLKPETIKNVEEPFTEEPNEVFPYPDFLPPPFSALDLHNLALSKSDNWKVTVDPAETSVEHLITRLLELERLQHMTIQKERPRLQTTFCTPAVTERPSSSKATPKVRQPKLCDSLSLQIPCVDKSQEKSKNNSGSCKLEQNALKRNWSNAGKYRWNSRPLSLKSSSTPKQLIETYDKNPKSSILSPCQELSFKPTIGHTNQSMVKMVSTRCLPWRSPMPVSPIPLTFPENQKEEIKAPKRNFGTKKKLYRQNIVLNRPFSIQKLNCLSPSLIAKDKCCSPIEQK; encoded by the exons ATGTACCTAATTAAGGCTCCACAGACCTACGAGGCCCCAAGAGAGAGTGGTTACATCAGTGCAGTCCTCAGCAGAACTGAGGAAAGAGCTTCATCGTCCAAAACTGAGGAAATGCCCAGATTAACACAG AACTATTTGGAAATTCCAGTGGAGCAACTGATGCTAGAACCTAATTTGTCGGTGCATAGTCAAAAAAGTACACAG AATAGTAAACAAGGGATCTTTCAATTATGGAATTGTCCTCTTAATGAAGGAAGTACCATAGAGAAGAG ggaattcAAAAAATCTTCAGTGGAAACTGGCTTTAATGTAATCAATCATCCTATAAGGGTCTTCACTCTGAACCACCCATTAACAATTGCTTCAGTTGATAAGCAAGTTGGTCCTTACCCTGGACTGCCAATGCCATTAGGTCTCTGCTGGCCCTATGCTGATGGAGACTTTTTTAAGAACAGAAATGAGATTCATGTTAGTTCATGTTCAACTATAGAAAACAATGATGGTGAAACATTACCTGCTCCAAATTGGAATTTGAAACATGGAAACAGCAGTGTGGAAGAAAATTTCACAGATGAAAGTGATTTAtcagaaaatgagaagacaaatGATACTTTACTCAGCTATTTTAAAAAGGTGGACCTGAACTTGAAgccagaaacaataaaaaatgttgaggAACCTTTCACCGAGGAGCCAAATGAAGTATTTCCATATCCtgattttctccctcctcctttcagTGCTCTAGACTTGCACAATTTAGCCCTCTCCAAATCTGACAATTGGAAAGTGACAGTGGACCCTGCAGAAACCTCTGTTGAACACTTGATAACTCGTTTACTGGAACTAGAACGATTACAACATATGACTATTCAAAAAGAGAGGCCAAGACTACAAACGACTTTCTGTACTCCAGCAGTTACTGAACGACCCTCTTCCTCCAAAGCTACACCAAAAGTGAGACAGCCAAAACTTTGCGACTCTTTGAGTCTTCAGATACCTTGTGTAgataaaagtcaagaaaaaagtaaaaacaactctGGTTCTTGTAAGCTTGAACAAAATGCTTTAAAACGGAATTGGAGCAATGCTGGCAAATATAGATGGAATTCTAGACCACTGTCTCTAAAAAGTTCTTCCACCCCAAAACAATTGATTGAAACTTATGATAAGAATCCCAAAAGTTCTATTTTAAGTCCATGCCAAGAACTCTCATTCAAACCTACTATTGGCCATACAAATCAATCAATGGTTAAAATGGTCTCCACAAGATGTCTGCCATGGAGGTCTCCAATGCCAGTTTCACCTATACCTCTGACTTTTCCCgaaaatcagaaggaagaaattaaggcaCCGAAGAGAAACTTTGGGACCAAAAAGAAACTTTACCGACAAAATATAGTGTTGAATAGACCATTCTCTATTCAGAAGCTAAACTGTTTGTCGCCTTCCCTTATTGCTAAGGATAAGTGCTGCTCACCCATTGAACAAAAATAA
- the FAM217A gene encoding protein FAM217A isoform X2 — translation MCLSRNLCRILRKQSNSYNKMGRRNENCANSLRVSNISQENLSHWNLDSEVPVSENKNLPAGRDGAAGGKINKNYLEIPVEQLMLEPNLSVHSQKSTQNSKQGIFQLWNCPLNEGSTIEKREFKKSSVETGFNVINHPIRVFTLNHPLTIASVDKQVGPYPGLPMPLGLCWPYADGDFFKNRNEIHVSSCSTIENNDGETLPAPNWNLKHGNSSVEENFTDESDLSENEKTNDTLLSYFKKVDLNLKPETIKNVEEPFTEEPNEVFPYPDFLPPPFSALDLHNLALSKSDNWKVTVDPAETSVEHLITRLLELERLQHMTIQKERPRLQTTFCTPAVTERPSSSKATPKVRQPKLCDSLSLQIPCVDKSQEKSKNNSGSCKLEQNALKRNWSNAGKYRWNSRPLSLKSSSTPKQLIETYDKNPKSSILSPCQELSFKPTIGHTNQSMVKMVSTRCLPWRSPMPVSPIPLTFPENQKEEIKAPKRNFGTKKKLYRQNIVLNRPFSIQKLNCLSPSLIAKDKCCSPIEQK, via the exons ATGTGCCTATCCCGCAATCTGTGTAGGATTTTAAGGAAACAGAGCAACAGCTACAACAAAATGGGGAGAAGAAATGAGAACTGTGCTAACAGCCTACGTGTGTCAAACATCTCTCAGGAG AACTTATCTCACTGGAATTTGGATTCAGAAGTAcctgtttctgaaaataaaaacctcCCAGCTGGAAGGGATGGAGCAGCAGGTG GCAAAATTAACAAG AACTATTTGGAAATTCCAGTGGAGCAACTGATGCTAGAACCTAATTTGTCGGTGCATAGTCAAAAAAGTACACAG AATAGTAAACAAGGGATCTTTCAATTATGGAATTGTCCTCTTAATGAAGGAAGTACCATAGAGAAGAG ggaattcAAAAAATCTTCAGTGGAAACTGGCTTTAATGTAATCAATCATCCTATAAGGGTCTTCACTCTGAACCACCCATTAACAATTGCTTCAGTTGATAAGCAAGTTGGTCCTTACCCTGGACTGCCAATGCCATTAGGTCTCTGCTGGCCCTATGCTGATGGAGACTTTTTTAAGAACAGAAATGAGATTCATGTTAGTTCATGTTCAACTATAGAAAACAATGATGGTGAAACATTACCTGCTCCAAATTGGAATTTGAAACATGGAAACAGCAGTGTGGAAGAAAATTTCACAGATGAAAGTGATTTAtcagaaaatgagaagacaaatGATACTTTACTCAGCTATTTTAAAAAGGTGGACCTGAACTTGAAgccagaaacaataaaaaatgttgaggAACCTTTCACCGAGGAGCCAAATGAAGTATTTCCATATCCtgattttctccctcctcctttcagTGCTCTAGACTTGCACAATTTAGCCCTCTCCAAATCTGACAATTGGAAAGTGACAGTGGACCCTGCAGAAACCTCTGTTGAACACTTGATAACTCGTTTACTGGAACTAGAACGATTACAACATATGACTATTCAAAAAGAGAGGCCAAGACTACAAACGACTTTCTGTACTCCAGCAGTTACTGAACGACCCTCTTCCTCCAAAGCTACACCAAAAGTGAGACAGCCAAAACTTTGCGACTCTTTGAGTCTTCAGATACCTTGTGTAgataaaagtcaagaaaaaagtaaaaacaactctGGTTCTTGTAAGCTTGAACAAAATGCTTTAAAACGGAATTGGAGCAATGCTGGCAAATATAGATGGAATTCTAGACCACTGTCTCTAAAAAGTTCTTCCACCCCAAAACAATTGATTGAAACTTATGATAAGAATCCCAAAAGTTCTATTTTAAGTCCATGCCAAGAACTCTCATTCAAACCTACTATTGGCCATACAAATCAATCAATGGTTAAAATGGTCTCCACAAGATGTCTGCCATGGAGGTCTCCAATGCCAGTTTCACCTATACCTCTGACTTTTCCCgaaaatcagaaggaagaaattaaggcaCCGAAGAGAAACTTTGGGACCAAAAAGAAACTTTACCGACAAAATATAGTGTTGAATAGACCATTCTCTATTCAGAAGCTAAACTGTTTGTCGCCTTCCCTTATTGCTAAGGATAAGTGCTGCTCACCCATTGAACAAAAATAA